One segment of Streptomyces sp. NBC_01463 DNA contains the following:
- a CDS encoding MFS transporter, whose protein sequence is MTSQPTLEKASREPQEPLAPAPAKGLRGHPWLTLFSVAIGVMMVALDGTIVAIANPAIQQDLGASLADVQWITNGYMLALAVSLITAGKLGDRFGHRQTFLIGVVGFAAASGAIGLSNSVVLVITFRVLQGLFGALLMPAALGLLRATFPAEKLNMAIGIWGMVIGASTAGGPILGGVLVEHVSWQSVFFINVPVGVIALVLGALILKDHRAANAPRSFDIAGIVLLSTAMFCLIWALIKGSEWGWGDVRTVGFLVGAVVLFIGFALVQQRVREPLIPLAMFRSVPLSAGTVLMVLMAFAFMGGLFFVTFYLQNVHGLSPVDSGLHLLPLTGMMIVASPLAGFLITKFGPRVPLVGGMVCTAIACFGMSQLTIGTGTVTMSIWFGLLGLGLAPVMVGATEVIVGNAPMELSGVAGGLQQAAMQVGGSLGTAVLGAVMAARVDADLAGNWKEAQLPPLSPAQLEQASSAVKVGMPPVAKDTPPEIAGKIAGVAHHTFVSGMSTAFMVAGIVAVIAALVATLTKRGENAEAGVGAGHI, encoded by the coding sequence ATGACTAGTCAGCCCACCCTCGAGAAGGCTTCGCGGGAACCCCAGGAACCCCTCGCCCCCGCACCCGCGAAGGGGTTGCGCGGCCACCCCTGGCTGACGCTCTTCTCCGTGGCCATCGGCGTGATGATGGTCGCGCTCGACGGCACGATCGTCGCGATCGCCAACCCCGCGATCCAGCAGGACCTCGGCGCCTCGCTCGCCGACGTCCAGTGGATCACCAATGGCTACATGCTCGCGCTCGCGGTCTCCCTGATCACCGCGGGCAAGCTCGGTGACCGGTTCGGCCACCGCCAGACCTTCCTCATAGGCGTCGTGGGCTTCGCCGCGGCATCCGGGGCCATCGGCCTCTCCAACAGCGTCGTCCTGGTGATCACCTTCCGGGTGCTGCAGGGCCTCTTCGGTGCCCTGCTGATGCCGGCCGCGCTCGGCCTGCTGCGGGCCACCTTCCCGGCCGAGAAGCTGAACATGGCGATCGGCATCTGGGGCATGGTGATCGGCGCCTCGACCGCGGGCGGCCCGATCCTGGGCGGCGTGCTCGTGGAGCACGTCAGCTGGCAGTCCGTCTTCTTCATCAACGTGCCGGTCGGCGTGATCGCCCTCGTGCTGGGTGCGCTGATCCTCAAGGACCACCGCGCCGCGAACGCGCCGCGCTCCTTCGACATCGCCGGCATCGTGCTGCTCTCGACGGCGATGTTCTGCCTGATCTGGGCGCTCATCAAGGGCTCGGAGTGGGGCTGGGGCGACGTCAGGACCGTCGGCTTCCTGGTCGGTGCCGTCGTCCTGTTCATCGGCTTCGCCCTGGTCCAGCAGCGCGTCAGGGAACCGCTGATCCCGCTGGCGATGTTCCGCTCCGTGCCGCTCTCCGCCGGCACGGTCCTGATGGTGCTGATGGCGTTCGCCTTCATGGGCGGCCTGTTCTTCGTCACCTTCTACCTGCAGAACGTGCACGGTCTCAGCCCCGTCGACAGCGGACTGCACCTGCTGCCGCTGACCGGCATGATGATCGTCGCCTCGCCGCTCGCCGGCTTCCTGATCACCAAGTTCGGCCCGCGGGTCCCGCTCGTCGGCGGCATGGTGTGCACCGCGATCGCGTGCTTCGGCATGTCCCAGCTGACCATCGGCACCGGCACCGTGACCATGTCGATCTGGTTCGGTCTGCTCGGCCTCGGCCTCGCCCCGGTCATGGTCGGCGCCACCGAGGTCATCGTCGGCAACGCCCCGATGGAGCTCTCCGGTGTCGCCGGCGGTCTCCAGCAGGCCGCCATGCAGGTCGGCGGCAGCCTCGGTACGGCGGTGCTGGGCGCGGTCATGGCGGCCAGGGTCGACGCCGACCTCGCCGGCAACTGGAAGGAAGCCCAGCTTCCGCCGCTCTCCCCGGCCCAGCTGGAGCAGGCGTCCTCCGCCGTCAAGGTCGGTATGCCGCCCGTCGCCAAGGACACCCCGCCGGAGATCGCCGGGAAGATCGCGGGCGTCGCCCACCACACCTTCGTCTCGGGCATGAGCACCGCGTTCATGGTCGCGGGCATCGTCGCCGTCATCGCCGCGCTGGTCGCCACCCTGACCAAGCGCGGGGAGAACGCCGAGGCGGGCGTGGGCGCCGGTCACATCTGA
- a CDS encoding TetR family transcriptional regulator, with translation MTEGQRAAGHRAGLRERKKQRTRDALLNAALGLFTTQGYEETTVDEIADAVEVSQRTFFRYFAGKESVVFAVQDMVESRFLLELRQRPAAEAPFEAMRRAVLCAWNSIGEAIEAIIPVELHMRTYQMIESTPSLLAAHMRRGVALEEQIAGLIADREGLDLARDPRPRVAVAAFSGVMRVTGQLWGRGCDGSMDSLRALTEQYLDQLGPALAGDWHAHPPEAAPLVRGVCRTPQAHT, from the coding sequence GTGACCGAAGGGCAGCGAGCCGCAGGCCATCGGGCCGGGCTGCGCGAACGGAAGAAGCAACGCACCCGGGACGCCCTGCTCAACGCCGCCCTCGGCCTCTTCACCACCCAGGGGTACGAGGAGACCACCGTCGACGAGATCGCCGACGCCGTCGAGGTCTCCCAGCGCACCTTCTTCCGCTACTTCGCGGGCAAGGAGTCGGTCGTCTTCGCCGTGCAGGACATGGTGGAGTCGCGCTTCCTTCTCGAACTGCGTCAACGTCCCGCCGCGGAAGCCCCTTTCGAGGCCATGCGCCGCGCGGTGCTGTGCGCCTGGAACAGTATCGGCGAGGCCATCGAGGCCATCATCCCGGTCGAACTCCACATGCGGACCTATCAGATGATCGAATCGACGCCCTCGCTGCTCGCCGCGCACATGCGCCGCGGCGTCGCCCTGGAGGAACAGATCGCCGGGCTGATCGCCGACCGCGAGGGCCTGGACCTCGCGCGGGACCCGCGGCCGAGGGTCGCCGTCGCCGCGTTCTCCGGAGTGATGCGGGTGACCGGGCAGCTGTGGGGGCGGGGCTGCGACGGCAGCATGGACTCGCTGCGGGCGCTGACCGAGCAGTATCTGGACCAGCTCGGTCCGGCCCTCGCCGGTGACTGGCACGCACACCCGCCCGAGGCGGCCCCCCTCGTCCGAGGCGTGTGCCGCACGCCTCAGGCGCACACATGA
- a CDS encoding alpha/beta hydrolase family protein — translation MTSFDSSPTLTAWRALLAIAVVFVMLATTGWTAVRHQRSDEPRTVALASWAKGSIAGQALPAPDAPPYKLAHFFAALTDTQRTGLARKYPLVVGNLNGAPVTLRYRANRLALQQARTAEQTRVHDPRLSPDGRAEAVRRVDRFRSMLADDRHFLAFDPSGRGHAAEVFGDLDRAERVSVIVPGVDTNLLTLERTGRKTNAAPVGMAKSLYAAEHSAHPGVRTAVIAWADYTAPAGIGMDAALGNLAERGAVRLDALVGALPGTAPVSLFCHSYGSVLCGVAADRLPPRVTDIAVAGSPGMRADNAGELHTRANVWAMRDRDDWIADVPNLEVGGLGHGADPVDPDFGARIASAGDAVGHSGYFEPGTESLGNFAAIGTGAYAAVTCARADSGCHEQISGGETV, via the coding sequence GTGACTTCCTTCGACTCCTCCCCCACGCTCACCGCCTGGCGCGCTCTTCTCGCCATCGCGGTCGTGTTCGTGATGCTGGCGACCACCGGGTGGACCGCCGTGCGTCACCAACGCTCCGACGAGCCACGCACCGTCGCACTCGCCTCCTGGGCCAAGGGATCGATAGCGGGCCAGGCGCTCCCCGCGCCCGACGCGCCGCCCTACAAGCTGGCGCACTTCTTCGCCGCGCTCACGGACACCCAGCGCACCGGGCTGGCCCGCAAGTACCCGCTGGTGGTGGGGAATCTGAACGGCGCCCCGGTCACCCTGCGCTACCGGGCGAACCGGCTGGCGCTGCAACAGGCCCGCACCGCCGAGCAGACGCGGGTGCACGACCCGCGGCTCTCCCCGGACGGCCGGGCCGAGGCGGTCCGCCGGGTGGACCGCTTCCGCTCGATGCTCGCCGACGACCGGCACTTCCTCGCGTTCGACCCGTCCGGGCGGGGCCACGCCGCCGAGGTGTTCGGCGACCTCGACCGCGCGGAACGGGTCTCGGTGATCGTCCCGGGCGTCGACACCAACCTGCTCACGCTGGAGCGCACGGGGAGAAAGACCAACGCCGCCCCCGTCGGCATGGCCAAGTCGCTGTACGCGGCCGAGCACTCCGCACACCCCGGTGTGCGGACCGCGGTGATCGCCTGGGCCGACTACACCGCACCCGCGGGCATCGGCATGGACGCGGCCCTGGGCAATCTCGCCGAGCGCGGGGCGGTCCGCCTCGACGCGCTCGTCGGGGCGCTCCCGGGGACCGCGCCCGTCTCGTTGTTCTGCCACAGCTACGGCTCCGTCCTGTGCGGCGTGGCCGCGGACCGACTGCCTCCACGAGTGACGGACATCGCGGTCGCGGGCAGCCCCGGCATGCGTGCCGACAACGCCGGCGAGCTGCACACCCGGGCCAATGTGTGGGCGATGCGGGACCGCGACGACTGGATCGCGGACGTGCCGAACCTGGAGGTCGGAGGGCTGGGCCACGGGGCCGACCCGGTCGATCCGGACTTCGGCGCGCGGATCGCGTCGGCGGGTGACGCGGTCGGTCACAGCGGCTATTTCGAGCCGGGTACCGAGAGCCTCGGCAACTTCGCCGCGATCGGTACGGGCGCCTATGCCGCGGTGACGTGTGCACGGGCCGACAGCGGCTGCCACGAACAGATTTCCGGCGGCGAGACGGTCTGA
- the aceE gene encoding pyruvate dehydrogenase (acetyl-transferring), homodimeric type — MASGSDRNPIIIGGLPSQVPDFDPEETQEWLDSLDAAVDERGRERARYLMLRLIERAREKRVAVPEMRSTDYVNTIATKDEPFFPGDEEIERKVLNATRWNAAVMVSRAQRPGIGVGGHIATFASSASLYDVGFNHFFRGKDDGRGGDQIFFQGHASPGIYARAFLLDRLSEAQLDAFRQEKSKAPNGLSSYPHPRLMPDFWEFPTVSMGLGPLGAIYQARMNRYMEARGIADTSDSHVWAYLGDGEMDEPESLGQLSIAAREGLDNLTFVVNCNLQRLDGPVRGNGKVIQELESQFRGAGWNVIKLVWDRSWDPLLAQDRTGILVNKLNTTPDGQFQTYATETGAYIRDHFFGDDPRLRDMVKDMTDQQILHLGRGGHDHKKVYAAYAAAKAHKGQPTVILAQTVKGWTLGPNFEGRNATHQMKKLTAEDLKRFRDRLHIPIADAQLEDGNPPYYHPGRDSEEIQYMHDRRKGLGGYVPTRVVRAKPLVLPEDKTYATAKKGSGQQSIATTMAFVRILKDLMRDKEIGKRFVLIAPDEYRTFGMDAFFPSAKIYNPLGQQYESVDRDLLLAYKESPTGQMLHDGISEAGCTASLIAAGSAYATHGEPLIPVYVFYSMFGFQRTGDQFWQMADQLARGFVLGATAGRTTLTGEGLQHADGHSQLLASTNPGCVAYDPAFGYEIAHIVKDGLRRMYGGTPEENEDVFYYLTVYNEPIQHPAEPADVDVEGILAGVHRYSKGEKGEIPAQIMASGVAVPWAIEAQRILADEWNVKADVWSATSWNELRREAVDVERYNLLHPEEEQRVPYVTRKLSGAQGPFVAVSDWMRSVPDQIARWVPGAYQSLGADGFGFADTRGAARRFFHIDAQSIVLAVLTELAKEGKIDRSALKTAVDRYDLLDVTAADPGAAGGDA, encoded by the coding sequence GTGGCTTCCGGATCCGATCGCAACCCGATCATCATTGGCGGCCTTCCGAGTCAGGTCCCGGATTTCGATCCCGAAGAGACCCAGGAATGGCTCGACTCCCTCGACGCCGCCGTCGACGAGCGAGGCCGTGAGCGGGCCCGCTACCTCATGCTCCGGCTCATCGAGCGCGCGCGCGAGAAGCGTGTCGCCGTGCCGGAGATGCGCAGCACGGACTACGTGAACACGATCGCCACGAAGGACGAGCCGTTCTTCCCCGGCGACGAGGAGATCGAGCGCAAGGTCCTCAACGCGACCCGCTGGAACGCGGCGGTGATGGTGTCGCGGGCGCAGCGTCCGGGGATCGGCGTGGGCGGTCACATCGCCACGTTCGCCTCGTCCGCCTCGCTGTACGACGTGGGTTTCAACCACTTCTTCCGCGGCAAGGACGACGGGCGCGGCGGCGACCAGATCTTCTTCCAGGGGCACGCCTCCCCCGGGATCTACGCCCGCGCCTTCCTGCTGGACCGGCTGAGCGAGGCGCAGCTCGACGCGTTCCGCCAGGAGAAGTCGAAGGCGCCGAACGGGCTGTCCAGCTACCCGCACCCGCGGCTGATGCCGGACTTCTGGGAGTTCCCGACCGTGTCGATGGGCCTGGGCCCGCTCGGCGCGATCTACCAGGCGCGGATGAACCGCTACATGGAGGCGCGCGGCATCGCCGACACCTCCGATTCGCACGTCTGGGCGTATCTCGGCGACGGCGAGATGGACGAGCCGGAGTCGCTGGGCCAGCTGTCCATCGCCGCCCGTGAGGGCCTGGACAACCTGACCTTCGTCGTCAACTGCAACCTGCAGCGCCTCGACGGCCCGGTGCGCGGCAACGGCAAGGTCATCCAGGAGCTGGAGTCGCAGTTCCGCGGCGCCGGGTGGAACGTCATCAAGCTGGTCTGGGACCGCTCCTGGGACCCGCTGCTGGCGCAGGACCGCACGGGCATCCTGGTCAACAAGCTGAACACCACGCCGGACGGCCAGTTCCAGACGTACGCCACCGAGACGGGTGCGTACATCCGTGATCACTTCTTCGGTGACGACCCGCGGCTGCGGGACATGGTCAAGGACATGACCGACCAGCAGATCCTGCACCTGGGGCGCGGCGGTCACGACCACAAGAAGGTCTACGCGGCGTACGCGGCGGCCAAGGCCCACAAGGGCCAGCCGACGGTGATCCTGGCGCAGACGGTCAAGGGCTGGACGCTGGGGCCGAACTTCGAGGGCCGCAACGCGACCCACCAGATGAAGAAGCTCACCGCCGAGGACCTGAAGCGTTTCCGGGACCGGCTGCACATCCCGATCGCGGACGCGCAGCTGGAGGACGGCAACCCGCCGTACTACCACCCGGGCCGCGACTCGGAGGAGATCCAGTACATGCACGACCGCCGCAAGGGTCTGGGCGGTTACGTCCCGACCCGGGTGGTGCGGGCGAAGCCGCTGGTCCTGCCCGAGGACAAGACGTACGCGACCGCGAAGAAGGGTTCGGGTCAGCAGTCGATCGCCACCACCATGGCGTTCGTCCGCATCCTGAAGGACCTCATGCGGGACAAGGAGATCGGCAAGCGTTTCGTGCTGATCGCACCCGACGAGTACCGCACCTTCGGCATGGACGCGTTCTTCCCGAGCGCGAAGATCTACAACCCGTTGGGTCAGCAGTACGAGTCGGTGGACCGCGATCTGCTGCTCGCGTACAAGGAGTCGCCGACCGGGCAGATGCTGCACGACGGCATCTCCGAGGCGGGCTGTACGGCCTCGCTGATCGCCGCGGGTTCGGCGTACGCCACGCACGGCGAGCCGCTGATCCCGGTGTACGTCTTCTACTCGATGTTCGGTTTCCAGCGCACGGGTGACCAGTTCTGGCAGATGGCCGACCAGCTCGCGCGCGGTTTCGTGCTGGGTGCGACCGCCGGCCGTACGACGCTGACGGGCGAGGGTCTGCAGCACGCGGACGGCCACTCGCAGCTGCTCGCCTCGACCAACCCGGGCTGTGTCGCGTACGACCCGGCGTTCGGGTACGAGATCGCGCACATCGTCAAGGACGGTCTGCGCCGGATGTACGGCGGGACGCCCGAGGAGAACGAGGACGTCTTCTACTACCTCACCGTGTACAACGAGCCGATCCAGCACCCGGCCGAGCCCGCGGACGTGGACGTGGAGGGCATCCTGGCGGGCGTCCACCGCTACAGCAAGGGTGAGAAGGGCGAGATCCCGGCCCAGATCATGGCGTCCGGTGTGGCGGTCCCCTGGGCGATCGAGGCGCAGCGGATCCTCGCCGACGAGTGGAACGTGAAGGCGGACGTCTGGTCGGCGACCTCCTGGAACGAGCTGCGGCGCGAGGCCGTGGACGTGGAGCGGTACAACCTGCTGCACCCGGAGGAGGAGCAGCGCGTCCCGTACGTGACGCGCAAGCTGTCCGGTGCGCAGGGTCCGTTCGTGGCGGTCTCGGACTGGATGCGGTCCGTGCCGGACCAGATCGCGCGCTGGGTGCCCGGTGCGTACCAGTCGCTGGGCGCGGACGGCTTCGGCTTCGCGGACACGCGTGGCGCGGCCCGGCGGTTCTTCCACATCGACGCGCAGTCGATCGTCCTGGCGGTGCTCACGGAGCTCGCCAAGGAGGGGAAGATCGACCGTTCGGCGCTGAAGACGGCGGTCGACCGGTACGACCTGCTGGACGTGACGGCGGCCGATCCGGGCGCGGCGGGCGGCGACGCGTAG
- a CDS encoding DUF4429 domain-containing protein, which yields MGDVLAGIHATWEFDTDSVLIRFERGIRTPRLLQSLRERRVPHAALSSVTLTPGKRGTVVLRAVPRPGADPLLEAAAGQLKDGCDPYRLVLPGERETLAEYYADELRARLGPEAGEPADRFMVAAPEAPMHFKAYDGRASFDGDRISFRWFWTGASSEKWKAGDQTFPVTELSGVEWRSPEALEGYLRLVPRGLEGAGPVTGAGTGPAAGPGSGLLTSTAPSVPPAAARPARADQDPAAVIFGLGYGPVHESLPFAAAVLESVRRKQTTPVAAAAALVGAGRRDPADIAERIRHLGELHQAGLVTDDEFRAKKAQLLAEL from the coding sequence ATGGGTGATGTGCTGGCCGGAATTCATGCCACCTGGGAGTTCGACACCGACTCCGTGCTCATCCGCTTCGAACGGGGTATCCGTACGCCGAGGCTCCTCCAGAGCCTGCGTGAGCGCCGCGTCCCGCACGCCGCGCTGTCGTCGGTGACGCTCACCCCGGGCAAGCGGGGCACGGTGGTGCTGCGTGCGGTCCCGAGACCGGGTGCCGACCCCCTGCTGGAGGCGGCGGCCGGGCAGCTGAAGGACGGCTGCGACCCGTACCGCCTGGTGCTCCCGGGCGAACGGGAGACGCTCGCCGAGTACTACGCGGACGAGCTGCGCGCCCGGCTGGGCCCCGAGGCGGGCGAGCCCGCCGACCGGTTCATGGTCGCGGCCCCCGAGGCACCGATGCACTTCAAGGCCTACGACGGCAGAGCCAGCTTCGACGGGGACCGGATCTCCTTCAGGTGGTTCTGGACGGGTGCCTCGTCCGAGAAGTGGAAGGCCGGCGACCAGACGTTTCCGGTCACGGAGCTGAGCGGCGTCGAGTGGCGTTCCCCCGAGGCCCTCGAGGGGTATCTGCGGCTGGTGCCGCGCGGGCTGGAGGGCGCGGGTCCGGTCACCGGTGCGGGCACCGGCCCGGCCGCCGGCCCGGGGTCGGGTCTGCTGACGAGCACCGCGCCGAGCGTGCCGCCGGCGGCGGCCCGTCCGGCCCGGGCCGATCAGGACCCGGCCGCGGTGATCTTCGGCCTCGGCTACGGCCCGGTGCACGAGTCGCTGCCCTTCGCCGCTGCCGTACTGGAATCCGTGCGCCGGAAGCAGACCACGCCCGTAGCGGCCGCGGCCGCCCTGGTGGGCGCGGGACGCCGGGACCCGGCGGACATCGCCGAGCGGATCCGCCACCTCGGGGAGCTGCACCAGGCGGGTCTGGTGACGGACGACGAGTTCCGCGCGAAGAAGGCACAGCTGCTCGCCGAGCTGTAG
- a CDS encoding sensor histidine kinase produces MPSSSPHPPSSPPTAPPHPPADGLLSATLRNLREIGHALSHPSHPPTPFLATAPKRWQRMLPYVVVVGLAAVFIPVTITVLTGQYGLSGGIAGGLAVAQAAPFLMLAHRPLQAWWIVFPAQILGAIVLFGQEGGQSNAWPWTPPGLVGYLFLLLALALRERRQALIGVWLATGIAGLVLFLVSSHRGTDNSLLLVILGAVVLVIGATVRERGDAQRRLAEQETISEAERARRTLLEERTRIARELHDVVAHHMSVITVQADSAPYRLEGLSEEAREEFGAIAASARESLGEMRRLLVVLRSEGTEGERAPQPGLDRLQQLVEATVRSGQPVELSLPAGLTGVPQTVDLSAYRIVQEALANVVRHASGAPARVSVSSDGAHLTVLVVNGPPERAGSSLAPHTPLETTGTGHGLVGMRERVRLTGGTLDTGPLPDGGFRVAARLPLPPPSPPPASPASSAPAASSAPPLHPEDP; encoded by the coding sequence ATGCCCTCATCCTCCCCGCACCCGCCCTCATCGCCGCCGACCGCTCCCCCGCACCCGCCGGCGGACGGTCTGCTGAGCGCCACCCTGCGCAATCTGCGCGAGATCGGCCATGCGCTGTCCCACCCGTCGCACCCTCCGACACCGTTCCTGGCCACCGCCCCCAAGCGGTGGCAGCGGATGCTGCCCTATGTCGTCGTCGTGGGCCTCGCCGCGGTCTTCATCCCGGTCACGATCACCGTCCTGACCGGCCAGTACGGCCTGAGCGGTGGCATCGCGGGAGGGCTCGCCGTCGCGCAGGCCGCCCCGTTCCTGATGCTGGCGCACCGCCCGCTGCAGGCCTGGTGGATCGTCTTCCCGGCCCAGATCCTGGGCGCGATCGTGCTGTTCGGGCAGGAGGGCGGGCAGAGCAACGCCTGGCCGTGGACACCGCCCGGCCTCGTCGGCTACCTCTTCCTGCTCCTGGCGCTGGCGCTGCGCGAGCGGCGGCAGGCGCTGATCGGCGTCTGGCTGGCGACCGGCATCGCGGGGCTCGTCCTGTTCCTGGTCTCCTCCCACCGCGGCACCGACAACTCGCTCCTGCTGGTCATCCTCGGCGCCGTGGTGCTGGTGATCGGCGCGACGGTACGGGAACGGGGCGACGCCCAGCGCCGCCTCGCCGAGCAGGAGACCATCAGCGAGGCCGAGCGGGCGCGGCGCACGCTGCTGGAGGAACGCACCAGGATCGCCCGCGAACTCCACGACGTGGTCGCCCACCACATGTCGGTGATCACGGTCCAGGCGGACTCCGCCCCGTACAGGCTGGAGGGGCTGTCGGAAGAGGCGCGCGAGGAGTTCGGCGCGATCGCCGCGAGCGCGCGCGAGTCCCTCGGTGAGATGCGGCGGCTGCTGGTGGTCCTGCGCAGTGAGGGCACGGAGGGCGAGCGGGCGCCCCAGCCGGGCCTCGACCGGCTCCAGCAGCTGGTGGAGGCGACGGTGCGGTCCGGGCAGCCGGTCGAACTGTCGCTGCCCGCCGGGCTGACGGGTGTGCCGCAGACGGTGGACCTGTCCGCGTACCGGATCGTGCAGGAGGCGCTGGCGAACGTGGTCCGGCACGCTTCCGGCGCCCCGGCCCGGGTGTCGGTGAGCTCGGACGGCGCCCATCTGACGGTGCTCGTCGTCAACGGGCCGCCGGAGCGCGCGGGTTCGTCCCTCGCTCCGCACACTCCGCTGGAGACGACGGGGACCGGACACGGCCTGGTCGGCATGCGCGAACGCGTACGGTTGACCGGCGGCACGCTGGACACCGGCCCGCTGCCGGACGGCGGCTTCCGGGTGGCCGCACGCCTGCCCCTGCCCCCGCCCTCACCCCCTCCCGCCTCCCCTGCCTCTTCCGCCCCTGCTGCTTCTTCCGCCCCGCCCCTGCATCCGGAGGACCCGTGA
- a CDS encoding TerD family protein has product MGVSLSKGGNVSLTKAAPNLTAVIVGLGWDARTTTGGDFDLDASALLTNAEGKVGNDGNFVFFNNLKSPDGSVEHTGDNLTGEGEGDDEVIKVNLAGVPADVDKIVFPVSIYEAESRQQSFGQVRNAYIRVVNQADNTELARYDLSEDASTETAMVFGELYRNGAEWKFRAIGQGYASGLRGIAQDFGVNV; this is encoded by the coding sequence GTGGGAGTCAGCCTCAGCAAGGGCGGCAACGTCTCGCTGACCAAGGCCGCGCCCAACCTGACCGCGGTCATCGTGGGTCTGGGCTGGGACGCTCGTACCACCACCGGCGGAGACTTCGACCTCGACGCCAGCGCCCTGCTCACGAACGCCGAGGGCAAGGTCGGCAACGACGGCAACTTCGTCTTCTTCAACAACCTCAAGAGCCCCGACGGCTCGGTCGAGCACACCGGTGACAACCTCACCGGTGAGGGCGAGGGCGACGACGAGGTCATCAAGGTCAACCTGGCCGGTGTCCCGGCCGACGTCGACAAGATCGTCTTCCCGGTCTCGATCTACGAGGCCGAGTCCCGTCAGCAGAGCTTCGGCCAGGTGCGCAACGCGTACATCCGCGTGGTCAACCAGGCGGACAACACCGAGCTCGCGCGCTACGACCTGAGCGAGGACGCCTCGACGGAGACCGCGATGGTCTTCGGCGAGCTCTACCGCAACGGTGCGGAGTGGAAGTTCCGCGCCATCGGCCAGGGCTACGCCTCGGGTCTGCGCGGCATCGCGCAGGACTTCGGCGTCAACGTCTAG
- a CDS encoding peptidase inhibitor family I36 protein codes for MRTTVVAAALAATALIPQAPVQAVSGRLGDCGSGQLCLWAKPDFTGARQVHELSTVDIESCVPLKAGATVQALANRTGRPVTTYQSAECDETGEFDTYPGDGTWAPRTPYQVRAFKIWEN; via the coding sequence ATGCGTACGACCGTTGTCGCGGCCGCCCTGGCCGCCACCGCACTCATCCCGCAGGCTCCGGTCCAGGCCGTGTCCGGCCGGCTCGGGGACTGCGGGAGCGGCCAGCTCTGTCTCTGGGCGAAACCCGACTTCACCGGCGCCCGGCAGGTCCACGAACTCTCCACCGTCGACATCGAGAGCTGCGTACCGCTGAAGGCGGGTGCCACCGTCCAGGCCCTGGCCAACCGCACGGGCCGGCCCGTCACCACCTACCAGTCGGCGGAGTGCGACGAGACCGGCGAGTTCGACACCTACCCGGGGGACGGCACCTGGGCCCCGCGCACCCCGTACCAGGTACGGGCCTTCAAGATCTGGGAGAACTGA
- a CDS encoding DUF3052 domain-containing protein: MSATADHAEERTNPAARLGFEPGQVVQEIGYDDDVELELREGIEATTGQDLVDEEYDDVADVVLLWFRDEDGDLTDALVDAIGLLEDGGTVWLMTPKTGRDGYVEPSDINEAAQTAGLAQTKSISAGKDWTGSRLVTPKAAKAKR; the protein is encoded by the coding sequence GTGAGCGCGACCGCGGACCACGCGGAGGAGCGGACCAACCCGGCAGCACGCCTGGGGTTCGAGCCCGGACAGGTGGTCCAGGAGATCGGCTACGACGACGACGTCGAGCTGGAGCTCCGTGAGGGCATTGAGGCCACTACCGGCCAGGATCTCGTCGATGAGGAGTACGACGACGTCGCAGACGTCGTCCTGCTCTGGTTCCGCGACGAGGACGGCGACCTTACGGACGCGCTGGTGGATGCCATTGGTCTGCTCGAGGACGGCGGTACGGTCTGGCTGATGACGCCGAAGACCGGCCGTGACGGATACGTCGAGCCGAGCGACATCAACGAGGCTGCCCAGACAGCCGGTCTCGCCCAGACCAAGAGCATCAGTGCGGGCAAGGACTGGACGGGCAGCCGTCTGGTCACGCCGAAGGCGGCCAAGGCCAAGCGCTGA
- a CDS encoding peroxiredoxin yields the protein MAIEVGTQAPDFELKDNHGRTVKLSDFRGEKNVVLLFYPFAFTGVCTGELCALRDELPAFENDDTQLIAVSNDSIHTLRVFAEQEGLEYPLVSDFWPHGATSRAYGVFDEDKGCAVRGTFIIDKEGVVRWTVVNGLPDARDLNDYVKALGAL from the coding sequence ATGGCGATCGAGGTCGGCACCCAGGCCCCGGATTTCGAGCTCAAGGACAACCACGGCCGGACCGTGAAGCTCTCCGACTTCCGTGGTGAGAAGAACGTGGTGCTGCTGTTCTACCCGTTCGCCTTCACCGGGGTCTGCACGGGCGAGCTCTGCGCGCTCCGCGATGAACTGCCCGCGTTCGAGAACGACGACACGCAGCTGATCGCCGTCTCCAACGACTCCATCCACACCCTGCGCGTCTTCGCCGAGCAGGAGGGCCTCGAGTACCCGCTCGTCTCGGACTTCTGGCCGCACGGCGCGACCTCGCGCGCGTACGGCGTCTTCGACGAGGACAAGGGCTGCGCGGTGCGCGGCACCTTCATCATCGACAAGGAGGGCGTGGTGCGCTGGACGGTCGTCAACGGCCTGCCCGACGCGCGCGACCTCAACGACTACGTCAAGGCGCTCGGCGCGCTCTGA